TGCTCGTGGACACCGGCATCGGCAACGGCAAGCAGCGGGCCAACCCCGCATGGGACAACCTGAACAGTGACTACCTGGCACGGCTGACGGCGGCCGGATTCGCGCCCGAGACGGTGGATCTCGTCGTCCTCACCCACCTGCACACCGACCACGTCGGCTGGAACACCCGGGCCGACCAAGGTAGTTGGGTACCCACCTTCCCCAACGCCCGCTACCTCGCGACCCGCACGGAATGGGACTACTGGGCGGGAGCGGACATGGACGAGCCCCGGCGCCAGATGTTCCGGGACTCCGTGCACCCCATCAGGGACGCCGGACTGCTCGACCTCGTGGACGTCCCTTCCGAGGGCGCCGACATCGCGCCGGGTGTCCGCCTGCGCCCGACCCCGGGCCACACCCCGGGCCAGGTGGCGGTGGAACTGAGCAGTCACGGCGAGAGCGCGCTCATCACCGGGGACTGCGTCCACCACCCCGTCCAGCTCGCCCACCCCGACCTGGGCAGCTGCGTGGACATCGACCCCGCAGCCGCGACCAGGACCCGCCACGAACTCCTGGCAGCACTCTCCGGCACCCGAACTCTCCTGCTGGGCAGTCATTTCCCGCCCCCCACCGCAGGCCACGTGATCAGGGAGGGCGACGCCTACCGGCTCACCCCCGTGTCACCCACGGTCTCGGGCGCAGGCTCAGGCGACGGCTCGGCGATACTGACCCGATGAGCGGAGCGATCTCTTACGCATGGCGTGACGCCATCACCGACGAGGAGATGACCGGCCTCGTCAGGTCGCACGGCGGCGACGCTGTCGCCGGCTGGTGGGACGAGATCAAGCAGCACAGTCTCGGCTGGGTGGGGGCCCGTGACGTCGAGGGCCTCCTCGTCGGATTCGTGAACGTGGCCTGGGACGGCGGGGATCACGCCTTCCTGATCGACACGAAGACGCGCGACACGCACCAGCATCGCGGCATCGGCACGGCAGTCGTCGGCCTCGCGGCAGCGCATGCGCGGGCATCGGGCTGCGAGTGGCTGCACGTCGACTTCGAGCCCGGGCTACGGGACTTCTATTTCGCATCCTGCGGCTTCCGCCCCACGGAGGCAGGCTTGATCCACCTGCCGTCCGTGGAGCCCCCCGGTGTCGGCGAGTGCGACTAGCGCCCGAACAGCGCTACACCCCTGACTCAGCCCCGCTCGAAGACGGCGACCGTGCGGGCGGGGACGCTGAAGGTGCCGGACTCGCTCTCGTACGAGGAGGACTTGACGGTGGCGTCGGCGCCCTTGGCCTGTACGGGATGCAGCCGGTACGCCGTGTCCTTCAGGTCCGTCACCCGCTGCTGCTGTGCCTCCGGGGTCGCGTTGAAGACGACCACGAGGTTCCCGGCCTCCATGGTGATGACGCCGGGAGTCTCGGCGGAGGTGCCCGAGAGCGGGAAGGAGAGCCGGGACTGGACCTGGCCGGCGGTGGCCAGCGAGAACGCGGGCTCGGTCGCCCGCACCTTCACCAGGTCCTGGTACGCGGCCGACGTTCCGTTGATCTCGGCGCAGCCCGGGGTCAGGTTCGGGGAGGTCAACAGGGGCTTCCCGTAGGGCCACTTGTCCTTGTTGTCGGCGGCCGGGGGCAGGCCGCGTCCGAAGCCGTTGCCGTCCCGGCAGTCCCAGTGCAGGGCGTTGAACCAGTCGCCGCTGTCGTAGGAGTTGCGGTCCAGGGACTTCGAGCGCAGCAGGTCGCTGCCGGCCTGGGAGAGGGAAGGTCCCTGGGCCAGGGTGGCGGTCGCCATCGCGAGCACCTGCATACGGGCGCGCTCGGCGGGTGTGGTGTCCGCGGGCAGCTTGAAGGCGAGGGCGTCGTACAGCGATTCGTTGTCGTGGGCGTCGGTGTAGGAGAGGGCGTCGCCGGGAGCGTCCGCGTATCCGGCCGGTGCGCCGTTGTAGTCGACCTCGGAGCCCTTGACCCGCTTTCCCGCGGAGTCGGTGAACGTGTAGGCGGCGAGATTGCCGGTGAGGGCCACCTTGAGCAGGTCCTGGTAGTGCAGGAGCCTGGCCTTCTGCTCGGCCGGTGTGCCATTCGCCTTCGAGGCGTTGGGGTCGGTGAACAGGCCGCTGGCGAAGCCCTGGACGCCGGGGTCCTCGTCGAAGGGGCCACCTCCGCGCACCGCGTCCCGGCCGCGGTCGGAGAAGGTGGCGATGCCCGTGCCCGCCATGTTCTTCTGGGTGGCCTGGACGAAGCGGGCGTCGTCGGCTGTCTCGCCGAAGTTCCAGCCCTCGCCGTAGAGGACGATCTTCTTGCCGTCGACGCCGTCCTTCTTGAGGGTCAGTGCGTCCAGGGCCTCGCGGACGGCCAGGATGTTGGCCTTGGGGTGGTGCCCCATCAGGTCGAAGCGGAAGCCGTCGACCTTGTACTCCCTGGCCCAGGTGACCAGGGAGTCGACCACGAGCTTGCCCATCATGGCGTTCTCGGGAGCGGTGTTGGCGCAGCAGGTGGAGTTGGCGACGGTGCCGTCGGCCAGCAGCCGCTGATAGTAGCCGGGCACGATCTTGTCGAGTACGGACTTGTCGGCCTGGCCGCTCGCCACGGTGTGGTTGTAGACGACGTCCATCACGGTGCGCAGGCCGGAGCCGTTGAGGCCCTGGACCATCTGCCGGAACTCGACCGTGCGGCGGGTCCCGGCGGGGTCGCTCGCGTAGCTGCCCTCGGGCACCGTGTAGTGCAGGGGGTCGTATCCCCAGTTATAGGCGTCCTTGGCGGCGGTCTTGGTGACGCAGGCCTGCTGCTCGCCGGAATCAGGGGCGGGCGACGTCAGGTCGCAGTCGGGCGTGGCCTGGTCGGCGGCGCGCTCGGGGATGGTGCCGATGTCGAAGGCGGGCAGCAGGTGGACGTAGGAGGTGCCCGCCTTGGCGAGCTTGCGCAGATGCTTCATGCCGTCGGACGCCGTGTCGGTGAAGGCCAGATACGTGCCGGGGTGCCGCGCCGTGCGGTCCTCGACGGAGAAGTCGCGGATGTGCAGCTCCTGGATCTGCGCGTCGCGCAGCGGCTCGGCCTTCGGCTTCTTGAGCTGCTCCCAGCCCTTGGGGGCCAGCTTCGGGTCGTCGAGGTCGGCGGCGATACTGCGCTCCGAGTCGGCGGTGAGCGCGGTGGAGTAGGGGTCGGTGACCTTGTTGGTGACAATCTTCTGGACGCTGGGCGCCCACACCTTCACGACGTACCGGTACTGCTTGCCCGACCAGCTCCGGTCACCGGAGACGGACCACACCCCGCTGGTGTCGTCGCGCCGCATCGCCACCCGCCTGCCGTCGAGTTCCAGGCTGACGGACTGGGCGGTGGGAGCCCACAGGGCGAGTGTGGGGCGGCCGTCGCGGAACCGCGGGCCGAGGGCCGCCTTGGTGGCGGTGGGGCTGTAGAGGTCGTCGAGGATGCCCTGGGTCTGGACTCCGGTGGCGGTGAGCAGGGTTCCGTCGGCGCTGCTGCGGGTGGCGACGAGCTGGCCGGTGAGGGCGTGGCGGGCCCGGTCGCGGTCACGCGGGTCGACGGTGAAGGCCGCGTGGCTCTTCAGGTGCGGGTACTTCTCGCGCTGGGCGTCGGTGAGGCCGCCTTCGGCCGGGGCGAGGCGGATGCGCTGCCCCTTGCCCGCGAGTTCGCCGTCCTTGACGGTGAGCTGCCCGTCGCGGGCGTACACCAGCTCCTGGGAGGCGGCATCGCCCTGGACGTCCCAGGCGACGGTGTTCCTGTCGATCCACTGGGCCCGGGACGTGGACAGGTCTAGCGCGGCGGGCGCGTCGGACGCGGCAGGTGCTCGGGGTGCCGCGGTGGCCGAGGACGTCAGGGGCGCGACCGCGGCGAGCAGGGCGATGGCCGTGGTGACCAGGGTGCGGCGGGGGGAGCCGGTCAAGGGAAACTTCTCCTTGTGAAGGATGGGAACAGGGTGGGAACCGGGTACGGAGTGTGAGTGCTGCGGGGGCAGAATCAGTCCGTCCGCGGGTGAGGAACGGAGCCCCGGTCCGGGGTGAGCCGCCCGGCGGCGGGGAAGCGAACGCCGGGCGGCCGGTCATGCGGAAGGGGCGGCGCTCAGCAGCTCCGTGCCCCGGTGTGCAGCGCGAGCGCGGTGTTCGGCGCCACGGCGGCCGTGAACTGGCCCGAGCGGTTGACGGTGACGCTCCTGCCGCTCTGGACGTCGCAGTAGCTGCCCGCGGCGAGGGAGGTCTGGAAGGTCCGGTCGACGGTGGAGCCCTCGTGGTTGACGACCACGTACGCCTTGTCGCCGCGGCCGAAGGCGATGGCGTCGTTGCCGTTGTCCCACCAGTTGGTCATGCCGGTCCCGCGGGCGGTGTTGCGGAACTTGACCATGCTCCTGATCTCGGGCCAGGCGTGCTGGCACTTCCAGCCGTCGCTGTAGCAGGCCTTGACCTGGCCGCCGTTGGGCGAGCCCGCGTCGATGTTGCTGAACTCGTAGCCGGAGTGGACGTCCGGGGCGCCGTAGGGCAGGGCCAGCATGAAGACGTGCGCGAGGGTGTAGTTCGCGCCGTCCTTGTAGCTGAGGGTCTGGCCGTGCCGTTCGGTGTCGTGGTTGGCGACGAAGAGGGCGGCCGAGCCGCTGGGCATATAGCCCCAGCCCTCGCCGAAGTTCTTCAGGTACGCGAGCTTCTCGTCGTTGAACACCCGCTTCAGGTCCCAGCCGTAGCGGAACTCCTGGGCGTCGCCGGTGGCGGTGTACTCGCTCGGGGAGACCGCCTCGCCCGCGCCGTAGATCGTCTCCTGCTTGAAGTAGGCGCCGGTGTTGCTGAGCCTGGACTTGATGTTCTTCAGGTCGTCCACGGGGATGTGCTTGGCCGCGTCGACCCGGAAGCCGTCGACGCCCAGGGACAGCAGGTCGTTCAGGTAGGCGGCGACCCGCCCCCGTACGTACTCCTCACCCGTGTCGAGATCGGCGAGGCCGCCCAGTTCGCAGTTCTGGACGTTCCAGCGGTCCTGGTAGTTGCTGATGGCCGAGCGGCAGTTGTCCATGTCGGCGCCCGAGTACGTGCCCGGGTAGTCGTACTTGGTGAAGGCGGAACCGGCCGAGCCGGTGCCGGAGGCGTTCGTCATGTGGTTGATCACCGCGTCGGCGACGACCTTCACCCCGGCCGCATGGCAGGTGTCGACCATGTTCTTGAACGCGGTCCGGTCGCCGAGCCTAGTGCCGATCTTGTCGCTGACGGGCTGGTAGGCGGACCACCACGCCTCGCCCTGGATGCGCTCCTGGGGCGGGGAGACCTGGACGTAGCCGTAGCCGTCGGGGCCG
This Streptomyces sp. NBC_01283 DNA region includes the following protein-coding sequences:
- a CDS encoding MBL fold metallo-hydrolase — its product is MSAPTRHAATPLPGTPAAWTVGDLTVHRVDEVPLPPQTGPWLLPGATPEIVAQSPWLRPDFADEQRVLRLASHSFAVEVNGLRMLVDTGIGNGKQRANPAWDNLNSDYLARLTAAGFAPETVDLVVLTHLHTDHVGWNTRADQGSWVPTFPNARYLATRTEWDYWAGADMDEPRRQMFRDSVHPIRDAGLLDLVDVPSEGADIAPGVRLRPTPGHTPGQVAVELSSHGESALITGDCVHHPVQLAHPDLGSCVDIDPAAATRTRHELLAALSGTRTLLLGSHFPPPTAGHVIREGDAYRLTPVSPTVSGAGSGDGSAILTR
- a CDS encoding GNAT family N-acetyltransferase, whose amino-acid sequence is MSGAISYAWRDAITDEEMTGLVRSHGGDAVAGWWDEIKQHSLGWVGARDVEGLLVGFVNVAWDGGDHAFLIDTKTRDTHQHRGIGTAVVGLAAAHARASGCEWLHVDFEPGLRDFYFASCGFRPTEAGLIHLPSVEPPGVGECD
- the pulA gene encoding pullulanase-type alpha-1,6-glucosidase; the protein is MTGSPRRTLVTTAIALLAAVAPLTSSATAAPRAPAASDAPAALDLSTSRAQWIDRNTVAWDVQGDAASQELVYARDGQLTVKDGELAGKGQRIRLAPAEGGLTDAQREKYPHLKSHAAFTVDPRDRDRARHALTGQLVATRSSADGTLLTATGVQTQGILDDLYSPTATKAALGPRFRDGRPTLALWAPTAQSVSLELDGRRVAMRRDDTSGVWSVSGDRSWSGKQYRYVVKVWAPSVQKIVTNKVTDPYSTALTADSERSIAADLDDPKLAPKGWEQLKKPKAEPLRDAQIQELHIRDFSVEDRTARHPGTYLAFTDTASDGMKHLRKLAKAGTSYVHLLPAFDIGTIPERAADQATPDCDLTSPAPDSGEQQACVTKTAAKDAYNWGYDPLHYTVPEGSYASDPAGTRRTVEFRQMVQGLNGSGLRTVMDVVYNHTVASGQADKSVLDKIVPGYYQRLLADGTVANSTCCANTAPENAMMGKLVVDSLVTWAREYKVDGFRFDLMGHHPKANILAVREALDALTLKKDGVDGKKIVLYGEGWNFGETADDARFVQATQKNMAGTGIATFSDRGRDAVRGGGPFDEDPGVQGFASGLFTDPNASKANGTPAEQKARLLHYQDLLKVALTGNLAAYTFTDSAGKRVKGSEVDYNGAPAGYADAPGDALSYTDAHDNESLYDALAFKLPADTTPAERARMQVLAMATATLAQGPSLSQAGSDLLRSKSLDRNSYDSGDWFNALHWDCRDGNGFGRGLPPAADNKDKWPYGKPLLTSPNLTPGCAEINGTSAAYQDLVKVRATEPAFSLATAGQVQSRLSFPLSGTSAETPGVITMEAGNLVVVFNATPEAQQQRVTDLKDTAYRLHPVQAKGADATVKSSSYESESGTFSVPARTVAVFERG